The Deltaproteobacteria bacterium HGW-Deltaproteobacteria-18 genome includes the window AGAGGCTTTCCACCGCATTGTGTCCTTAATTCACGCATATTGCCGTAACGGGAACCAAATATTCCGGAGGAGTGTGGAAAACCCAAGGCTGGGCCAAAAAATTCAAGAAGCCTGACTGAGGCATCCAGGGAAATCTGTTCTTCGTTGGTCAGCGTATTCCACCATATTTCAAACTCATCTGTGAATTCAACTTCCCAGCAATATAGCTTTTTTTTAATCATGGAATTTTATTCCGTCAATGGAATGTTTTGTGTTTTTGATGAGTACTCATGCAGAAATGAGCAAATTCTATCAAAGCCGCCGCAAATACTCACTTTTTATCAGTTCGTGTGATGTCAACATATCGGGAGTCGAGAGTATATTTTGTAAGGAAATGATGGGGAAAACGGGCAAGTTAAGATCGGAGTGCTGTGCTGGGAATGTTTGCGGGGAAATGATGGAGATGGCTGTGCTAAGCGGCGGAGCCTTGCTGGGCGGTTTGTGTTGCGCCGAAACTCCTTCGCGGGCCTCGTAAGGCTTGACCGTTGCATGCAGGGCGGGAATTCGTGGATGCGCGACGGGCAACGGACAAACCAACGATGCCTGGCTCAGTCAGACAGTCGGCGCAACACAAACCGTCCAGCAAGGCTCCTTGGTCTTTGAAAAATAGAAACTCCCCCTGAAAAGGCTTTTTCCAGGGGGAGTTCGATTTCAACCGGATGGATAAACAAGTGCCGAGCTGATAAAATTAAAAACAATGAATGGGGTGCAGGGGACGCGTCCCCTGCCCGCCGGAGGCCTCTTCTCCCCCTATTTTTCTTCCCGCTCCTTGTACCAGGCGCTGGAGTCTTCCATCAGCTTGTTCAGGCGGTTGACCATCTTGTGCGGGTCGGCCAGGTAGCCGTCCATGAGCAGGGCGGATTCGTAGAGTTGTTCGATCACGGTGGCCACGAATTCGTCCTTCTCGTCCTTGGCGAAGACCGAGAGCAGGTTTCTGACCAGCTTGTGGTCCTGGTTGATCTCGAAGACCTTCTTGGGAATGGAGGTGTCCTTGGTCACCAGCTGCATGATCTTGTGCATCTGGGACGTGGAACCGTCCGGGCTGACCAGGCAGGACGGGCTCTGGCTCAAGCGCTTGGAGATGCGGGCCTCGGTGATGCGGTCGCCGAGGATCTCCTGCACACGTTTCAGAAAGCGGCCCATGTCCTGGGATTCCTCTTTGGAGAGTTCCTCGGGCTTGTCCTTTTTCTCGGCGTGGTCAGCGTATTTCTCGATGTTCGTGATATCGGCGTTTTCAGTGGCCTTGAGCTCGAACTCCTTGAACTTGCGCAGGCTGTCCATGACGAACTCGTCCACGGGTTCGTACAGGTAGAGCACTTCCAGGCCCTTGGCGCGGAAGATTTCCAGGTGCGGGTTCTGTTCGATGGCTTCGCGGCTGGGGCCGGAGATGTAGTAGATTTCCTTCTGCCCTTCCTTGGCTGCCTCGATGTATTCCTCCAGGGAGATGAGCCCGTTCTTGTCCTCATGGCGTGAGGAATTGAAGCGGAGCAGTTCCCCGAAGGCCTCCTGATTGGCGAAATCCGCGTAGCCGAGCTTGAAGCGCTTGGCGTGCTCGTTCCAGAACTTGACGTAGCGGTCCTTGTCCTGCCCGAGTTTTTTGAGGTGCGAGAGGATCTGCTTGGTCAGGGTGGTGGCGATTTTGCGGATGAGCAGGTTTTCCTGCAGGGTCTCGCGCGAGATGTTGAGCGGAAGGTCCTCGGTATCGACCACGCCGCGCATGAAACCCAGGTATTCAGGGATGAGGTCCTTGTTCTTGCTCTGGATCAGCACGCGGCGCACATAGAGGTCCAGGCCGTAGTTCTCGCGGTCGAAGCCGAAGGTGTCCTGGCTGCGCGGGGGCACGAAAGCCAGGGCCGAGAACTGCACCGGGGCGTCGACGCTCATGTGCAGGGTGTCCAGGGGCTCTTCGTGGTCGTAGGTCAGGAACTTGTAGAACTCCGTGTACTGCTCGGGCGTGATGGAGAACTTGTTCTCGCGCCACAGGGCCTGCACGGTGTTGGCCTTCTCGCCCTGGACCAGGATGGGGAAGGAGATGAAATTGGAGTGCTTCTTGATGATGGAAGTGATGCGGTTCTTCTCCGCGAATTCTTTGCCGTCTTCCTTGAGCTGCAGGGTCAGGGTCGTGCCGCGCGGCAGGTCCTCTTCCAGTTCGGCAACGGTGTAAGTGCCGAGCCCGTCAGAGCTCCACTCCACGGCCTTGGCCCCGGGATCGAAGGAACGGGTGCGGATGGTGACCTTGTCGGCGACCATGAAGACCGAATAGAAGCCTACGCCGAAGCGGCCGATGATGTTGGAGGAGTTGGCCTGGTCGGCCATGGCCTGGCGGATGAATTCGGCGGACCCGGAATGTGCGATGGTGCCGATGTTCTTGACCAGTTCATCAATGGTCATGCCTATCCCGGTGTCGGCGATGACGAGCGTGCTGTTCTCCTCGTCTGCGGTGATGGATATCTGCAGTTCAAGGTCGGGGTTTGCGATCTCGGCCGAGCGGGCCTGCTCGAAGCGCAGCTTGTCCAGGGCGTCGGAGGCGTTGGAGACCAGCTCTCGCAGAAATATTTCCCGGCTAGTGTAGATGGAATGTGTAATGATATCGAGTAATTGCTTGATTTCTGTTTTGAACTCGAACTGTTGTGCCTGAGACATAAATGCTCCTTCTGGTTTGGAAATTTTGTTTGCACCAAATAAAAGGCCTGCTCCCGTTGTCAAGGGCTGCTGCGCAACAAGATTTTTACTTGACCGGGTGAGGGGGCTTGGGTAGAGAGTTTCCCCTGTCGGATGGTGGGTGTAGCTCAGTAGGCAGAGCACCTGGTTGTGGCCCAGGATGTCGCGCGTTCAAGCCGCGTCACTCACCCCATTAGACCACATGGGACAGTTCGTCTGTCCCTTTTTTTCTAGCTTTTCGTGGTGGGTGTAGCTCAGTAGGCAGAGCACCTGGTTGTGGCCCAGGATGTCGCGCGTTCAAGCCGCGTCACTCACCCCATTTGACACCCTAGCAGAACCGGATAAGAACTGGTTCTGCTTTTTTTTTGGGGAGGTCGCATGGCAGCGTTCACAGGCATCAACCACCTGGCCATGGTCACGGCGGACATGGACCGGACGGTAAACTTCTGGCGTGATCTGCTCGGCATGCGTCTGGTCGTCGGCCTTGGGCATCCCGGGTACAGGCATTATTTTTTCGAGATTACAGATAATGACATGATCGCCTTTTTCGAATGGCCCAACGTGGAGCCCATTGCCGAAAAGGATCATGGCGCCCCGGTGCGCGGGCCTGCGGCTTTCGACCATCTGTCCTTTGGAGTGGAGAGCCTTGAAGAGTTGGGGCGCTTGAAGGACTTGCTGGAAGCCAATGATTTCTGGGCCTCGGAATTCATCGATCACGGGTTCATCATTTCCCTGTACTCCTTTGATCCCAACAATATCCCTATTGAATTCAGTTATGCCGTGCCCGAATACGACGTTCGCTCCCATCCGATAATGATCGACTCCAATCCGACTCCGGCCGCAATGGAAGGCAGTAAGCCGCATCCGGAAAGATGGCGGGCCGCCGTTCCCTCGGATTCGGACCGCGGCACCTATCCCGGCGAAGCTGAAGCCGTGCGTGCCGCATTCATCAAAAAAACATAAATCCCGGAACAGACCGGGGTAGTTGAGGAAAATATGGATAAACTTGTCATAGAAGGTGGCGTTCCGCTCAAGGGCGAGGTCCGCATCAGCGGCTCCAAGAACGCGGCCTTGCCGATTTTGCTCGCATCGATTCTGGTTGAAGGCGAGGTGCGTCTCACCAATGTGCCGAATCTGCGCGATATCGCCACCACGTTGAAACTGCTCGAACTGCTTGGTTGCCGCGCCGAATTCAATGATGGGGACGTGCTGTTGCATTCGTGTGACCTGAAGCCCGAAGCGCCCTATGATCTGGTGCGCACCATGCGCGCTTCCGTGCTGTGCCTGGGGCCGCTTCTGGCCAGGCTCGGCCGGGCGCGGGTGGCCATGCCCGGCGGCTGCGCCATCGGGGCGCGGCCCGTGGATCTGCATCTCAAGGGGCTGGAGCAGATGGGGGCCGTCTTCGAGCTTGAGAGCGGCGACATCGTCGGCACCTGCGACCGCCTCAAAGGGGCCCATATCCACCTTGATTTCCCCACCGTGGGCGGCACCGAGCACCTGATCATGGCCGCTGTGCTGGCCGAAGGGGAGACCGTGCTCGAGAACGCGGCCCGGGAGCCGGAAATCCAGGATCTGGCCGAATTTCTGAACACCTGCGGAGCCCGCATCACCGGTCACGGCACCAGCGTCGTACATATCGAGGGCGTGGAATCCCTGCACGGCTGTTCCTATCCCGTCATGCCCGACCGCATCGAGGCGGGCACCTATCTGGTGGCGGCAGGAATGACGAAGGGTGAACTGATCCTGCGGGACTGCCCGGTGGATGCACTTGACGCCGTGATCTCGAAATTGCGCGAGATGGGGATGGTCATCGACGGCGATCGCGACATGCTGACCGCCACCGTCGACGGTCCGCTGAACTGCGTCGATCTTTCCACCAGACCCTACCCTGGCTTTCCCACGGACATGCAGGCCCAGATCATGGCGCTCATGTGCGTCAGCCGTGGCGCGGGCGTGATCACAGAGGGTATCTTCGAGAATCGCTTCATGCATGTCCAGGAACTGGCCCGTCTCGGCGCGCACATCACCCTCTCCGGGCAGAGTGCCATGGTGCGCGGTGTGGACTCACTGAAAGGCGCCACGGTCATGGCCTCGGACCTGCGCGCCAGCGCCTGCCTGGTCCTGGCCGGTCTGGCGGCCACGGGGCGCACCGATGTGCGCCGCATCTATCACCTTGACCGCGGCTACGAGCAGATGGAAGTGAAGCTGGCCTCCGTAGGCGCCAGGATCAGACGCGAACAGGAATAGATTTTTTTCATGGCGGCGGATTCGCCGTGTTGAGTGGTCAAAAAAACCTCGCCCGGGTGTTCCCAGGCGAGGTTTTTTTTGAGCGTGGGCTTGGAGCTGATACGCATTGGCAGACAGATACTGCCGTCATCGCGAGGAGTCTTCGACGTGGCGATCCATGCCTTTTCCTGTCTTGGATCGCCTCCCTCCCGCTACTGCTTCTCTCCGTTCCCGTTCTTCTTGGACGGTGCACCCGGGAACTGCAGTTCGCGCTGCAAAAATCCTCGTACACGCAGATATTCGGTGATGTTTCCCTCCCCGCGCAGGACCATCTCCCAGCCTGGCCGCTCCATGACCACCAGGATCGGGACGCCCGAATAGCCCTTCATCTTGAAATAGGCCCGGGCCGTGCGCACCGTCTGTCGCAGATCCTCGGAAATCGGAACGGGGTCGATCTTGTCCAGGCTTTCCACGCGCAGCACTTCAAGAAAGAGGTTTTCCTTGCTCGCGTCTGCGTTTTGCACGGTGGCCAGACGGTACAGGTCGTCTTCCTTGTTGTCGGTGCTGGCCAGGTGCCATTTGCCGGGCAGGGTGTGGGCGTTGATGGAAAGGTTGGCCAGGATTTTCGAGCAGTGATCGCAGTGCAGGCTGAAAAAGAGGACGTGCTGCGGCGTTTTGTCCGGCGCCGTCTCCCAGGTGCTGAAGGCCGTGTCGACGATGGATGGCGGAACCACGTTCAGGTCCAGCACCGAGTTGGCGACGAATCCTCCGCTCCATACGGCCAGGCCCAGAAAGACGGTCAGGAGCGATTTACGAACCCAGGCGAAAAGGCAGAGCCCTACAAAAAGCGCTGCGCCCACGATGATGCAGAGCAGGCATTTTTCCTTGAGCCCCATGAACTGAAAGCCCAGGATCGCGCCGTCAAAGGCCAGCGCACCGAAAAGCAGCAGGCTGGCCAGTCCCCAGATCCATTTTTTGTCGTAACGTCCGCCGAAAAAGACCAGCCCCCACAGAAACCAGAAAAAGGCCGCTCCCATCTTGATGAGGTTGCCTTCGCCGAAGCGGACATACTCGCCGACGACGTCGCAGGCGGAGGTGGTGCAGAACGATGTGTGGCGGACAGCCTGCATCCAGA containing:
- a CDS encoding addiction module toxin RelE; its protein translation is MIKKKLYCWEVEFTDEFEIWWNTLTNEEQISLDASVRLLEFFGPALGFPHSSGIFGSRYGNMRELRTQCGGKPLRTLYAFDPRRTAILLTGGDKTGNDRWYEEFVSRADTLYDEHLRQLMDEGLLND
- a CDS encoding molecular chaperone HtpG; protein product: MSQAQQFEFKTEIKQLLDIITHSIYTSREIFLRELVSNASDALDKLRFEQARSAEIANPDLELQISITADEENSTLVIADTGIGMTIDELVKNIGTIAHSGSAEFIRQAMADQANSSNIIGRFGVGFYSVFMVADKVTIRTRSFDPGAKAVEWSSDGLGTYTVAELEEDLPRGTTLTLQLKEDGKEFAEKNRITSIIKKHSNFISFPILVQGEKANTVQALWRENKFSITPEQYTEFYKFLTYDHEEPLDTLHMSVDAPVQFSALAFVPPRSQDTFGFDRENYGLDLYVRRVLIQSKNKDLIPEYLGFMRGVVDTEDLPLNISRETLQENLLIRKIATTLTKQILSHLKKLGQDKDRYVKFWNEHAKRFKLGYADFANQEAFGELLRFNSSRHEDKNGLISLEEYIEAAKEGQKEIYYISGPSREAIEQNPHLEIFRAKGLEVLYLYEPVDEFVMDSLRKFKEFELKATENADITNIEKYADHAEKKDKPEELSKEESQDMGRFLKRVQEILGDRITEARISKRLSQSPSCLVSPDGSTSQMHKIMQLVTKDTSIPKKVFEINQDHKLVRNLLSVFAKDEKDEFVATVIEQLYESALLMDGYLADPHKMVNRLNKLMEDSSAWYKEREEK
- a CDS encoding VOC family protein, with amino-acid sequence MAAFTGINHLAMVTADMDRTVNFWRDLLGMRLVVGLGHPGYRHYFFEITDNDMIAFFEWPNVEPIAEKDHGAPVRGPAAFDHLSFGVESLEELGRLKDLLEANDFWASEFIDHGFIISLYSFDPNNIPIEFSYAVPEYDVRSHPIMIDSNPTPAAMEGSKPHPERWRAAVPSDSDRGTYPGEAEAVRAAFIKKT
- the murA gene encoding UDP-N-acetylglucosamine 1-carboxyvinyltransferase, which produces MDKLVIEGGVPLKGEVRISGSKNAALPILLASILVEGEVRLTNVPNLRDIATTLKLLELLGCRAEFNDGDVLLHSCDLKPEAPYDLVRTMRASVLCLGPLLARLGRARVAMPGGCAIGARPVDLHLKGLEQMGAVFELESGDIVGTCDRLKGAHIHLDFPTVGGTEHLIMAAVLAEGETVLENAAREPEIQDLAEFLNTCGARITGHGTSVVHIEGVESLHGCSYPVMPDRIEAGTYLVAAGMTKGELILRDCPVDALDAVISKLREMGMVIDGDRDMLTATVDGPLNCVDLSTRPYPGFPTDMQAQIMALMCVSRGAGVITEGIFENRFMHVQELARLGAHITLSGQSAMVRGVDSLKGATVMASDLRASACLVLAGLAATGRTDVRRIYHLDRGYEQMEVKLASVGARIRREQE